One stretch of Xanthomonas sp. DAR 35659 DNA includes these proteins:
- the asnS gene encoding asparagine--tRNA ligase: MTVVSVAHALAGKIPEGGEVTVRGWVRTLRGSAGLAFINVTDGSCFAPIQVVATDALPNFDEIKRLTGSCSLIAKGVLVKSQGKGQSYEIQASAVDVVGWVEEPLTYPIQPKPMSPEFLREVAHLRPRTNLFGAVTRIRNCLAQAVHRYFHLNGYNWISTPIITTSDAEGAGQMFRVSTLDMANLPRDARGQVDFGRDFFGKETFLTVSGQLNVEAYCLALSKVYTFGPTFRAENSHTTRHLAEFWMIEPEIAFADLAENARVAEDFLKYLFRAVLEERADDLAFIAERVDKTAIERLETFINSPFERIEYGDAITLLQKSGHKFEFPVEWGLDLQTEHERWLTEQHVGRPVVVTNYPEHIKAFYMRLNDDGKTVAAMDVLAPGIGEIIGGSEREDRLDVLDTRMVQFGLDPAHYGWYRDFRRYGTVPHAGFGLGFERLVVYVCGLSNIRDAIPYPRAPGSAEF; this comes from the coding sequence ATGACGGTGGTGAGCGTTGCACATGCGCTGGCGGGGAAGATCCCCGAAGGCGGCGAAGTCACGGTGCGGGGATGGGTGCGCACGCTGCGCGGCTCTGCCGGACTGGCTTTCATCAACGTGACCGACGGCTCCTGCTTCGCCCCGATCCAGGTGGTGGCGACCGACGCGCTGCCCAACTTCGACGAGATCAAGCGGCTGACCGGCAGTTGCTCGCTGATCGCCAAGGGCGTGCTGGTGAAGTCGCAGGGCAAGGGCCAGTCGTACGAGATCCAGGCCAGTGCGGTCGACGTGGTCGGCTGGGTCGAGGAGCCGTTGACCTATCCGATCCAGCCCAAGCCGATGTCGCCGGAGTTCCTGCGCGAGGTCGCGCACCTGCGCCCGCGCACCAACCTGTTCGGCGCGGTGACCCGCATCCGCAACTGCCTGGCGCAGGCGGTGCACCGCTACTTCCACCTCAACGGCTACAACTGGATCAGCACGCCGATCATCACCACCTCCGACGCCGAAGGCGCCGGGCAGATGTTCCGCGTCTCCACCCTGGACATGGCCAACCTGCCGCGCGACGCCAGGGGCCAGGTCGATTTCGGCCGCGATTTCTTCGGCAAGGAAACCTTCCTGACGGTGTCCGGTCAGCTCAACGTCGAGGCGTATTGCCTGGCGCTGAGCAAGGTCTACACCTTCGGCCCGACCTTCCGCGCCGAGAACAGCCACACCACCCGCCACCTGGCCGAGTTCTGGATGATCGAGCCGGAGATCGCCTTCGCCGACCTGGCCGAGAACGCGCGCGTGGCCGAGGACTTCCTCAAGTACCTGTTCCGCGCGGTGCTGGAGGAGCGCGCCGACGACCTGGCGTTCATCGCCGAGCGCGTGGACAAGACCGCGATCGAGCGGCTGGAGACCTTCATCAACTCGCCGTTCGAGCGCATCGAGTACGGCGACGCGATCACCCTACTGCAGAAGTCCGGGCACAAGTTCGAGTTCCCGGTGGAATGGGGCCTGGACCTGCAGACCGAGCACGAGCGCTGGCTGACCGAGCAGCACGTCGGTCGCCCGGTGGTGGTGACCAACTACCCCGAGCACATCAAGGCCTTCTACATGCGCCTGAACGACGACGGCAAGACCGTCGCGGCGATGGACGTGCTGGCGCCGGGCATCGGCGAGATCATCGGCGGCAGCGAGCGCGAGGACCGCCTGGACGTGCTGGACACGCGCATGGTGCAGTTCGGCCTGGATCCGGCGCACTACGGCTGGTACCGCGATTTCCGTCGCTACGGCACGGTGCCGCACGCCGGCTTCGGCCTGGGCTTCGAGCGCCTGGTGGTCTACGTCTGCGGGCTGAGCAACATCCGCGATGCGATCCCCTACCCGCGCGCGCCGGGCAGCGCCGAGTTCTGA
- a CDS encoding 3-hydroxyanthranilate 3,4-dioxygenase, which yields MLPAPLNLHAWIEEHRHLLKPPVGNKCIYAGDFIVMAVGGPNARSDFHYDEGPEWFYQLEGEMVLRIQEDGAVREIPIRAGETFLLPPKVPHSPQRMPDSVGLVIERRRLPHENDGLQWYCEHCNHLLYEEYFPLRDIETDFPPVFARFYASEALRTCSRCGQVHPVPAPAAAR from the coding sequence ATGCTGCCCGCCCCGTTGAACCTGCACGCCTGGATCGAGGAGCACCGCCACCTGCTCAAGCCGCCGGTGGGCAACAAGTGCATCTACGCCGGCGACTTCATCGTGATGGCGGTGGGCGGGCCGAACGCGCGCTCGGACTTCCACTACGACGAAGGCCCGGAGTGGTTCTACCAGCTCGAAGGCGAGATGGTGCTGCGGATCCAGGAGGACGGCGCGGTGCGCGAGATTCCGATCCGCGCCGGCGAGACCTTCCTGCTGCCGCCCAAGGTACCGCATTCGCCGCAGCGCATGCCCGACTCGGTGGGACTGGTGATCGAACGCCGGCGCCTGCCGCACGAGAACGACGGCCTGCAGTGGTATTGCGAACACTGCAATCACCTGCTGTACGAAGAGTACTTCCCGCTGCGCGACATCGAGACCGATTTCCCGCCGGTGTTCGCGCGCTTTTACGCCTCCGAGGCGCTGCGCACCTGCAGCCGCTGCGGGCAGGTGCACCCGGTGCCAGCGCCCGCCGCCGCGCGGTGA
- a CDS encoding FAD-dependent oxidoreductase: MSASPRSITLIGAGLAGSLLAILLSRQGWRVTVYERRGDPRIQDYERGRSINLALAERGLHALRQAGADAAVMAKAVMMRGRMVHFADGRQQLQRYGRDDSEVIWSVHRNDLNITLLELAEQAGARIHFYRRLHTVDFDAGYARFIDDRDDQPHDIRFHSMIGADGAGSALRAAMQRKAPMAEHTEFLDHSYKELEIPPNADGSFRIEANALHIWPRGHYMCIALPNDEGTFTVTLFLPNTGEPSFASTRNGEEALALFARDFADALPLMPQLAEHWEQHPPGLLGTLRLQRWHLGGRAVLLGDAAHAMVPFHGQGMNCAFEDCVALAAHLQREPDLARAYAAFEAERKPSASAIQQMALENYIEMRDRVGDAGFLLQRDLEQALQTRYPTRFVPHYTMVTFLRTPYALALQRSEIQRDILVQATQGHSDLSRIDWAWLERIVHARLAPLEGAH; this comes from the coding sequence TTGAGCGCCTCCCCCCGCAGCATCACCCTGATCGGCGCCGGCCTGGCCGGCTCCCTGCTCGCCATCCTGCTCTCGCGCCAGGGCTGGCGCGTCACCGTCTACGAGCGCCGCGGCGACCCGCGCATCCAGGACTACGAGCGCGGCCGCTCGATCAACCTGGCCCTGGCCGAACGCGGCCTGCACGCGCTGCGCCAGGCCGGCGCCGACGCCGCGGTGATGGCCAAGGCGGTGATGATGCGCGGGCGCATGGTGCACTTCGCCGATGGCCGCCAGCAACTGCAGCGCTACGGCCGCGACGACAGCGAGGTGATCTGGTCGGTGCACCGCAACGATCTCAACATCACCTTGCTGGAACTGGCCGAACAGGCCGGCGCGCGGATCCACTTCTACCGCCGCCTGCACACGGTGGACTTCGATGCCGGCTACGCGCGCTTCATCGACGACCGCGACGACCAGCCGCACGACATCCGCTTCCACAGCATGATCGGCGCCGACGGCGCGGGCTCTGCGCTGCGCGCGGCGATGCAGCGCAAGGCGCCGATGGCCGAGCACACCGAGTTCCTGGACCATTCGTACAAGGAACTGGAGATCCCGCCCAACGCCGACGGCAGCTTCCGCATCGAGGCCAACGCGCTGCACATCTGGCCGCGCGGGCACTACATGTGCATCGCCCTGCCCAACGACGAAGGCACCTTCACCGTCACCCTGTTCCTGCCCAACACCGGCGAGCCGAGCTTCGCCAGCACCCGCAACGGCGAGGAGGCGCTGGCCCTGTTCGCGCGCGATTTCGCCGATGCGCTGCCGCTGATGCCGCAGTTGGCCGAGCACTGGGAACAGCATCCGCCGGGCCTGCTCGGCACGCTGCGGCTGCAGCGCTGGCACCTGGGCGGGCGCGCGGTGCTGCTCGGCGACGCCGCGCACGCGATGGTGCCGTTCCACGGCCAGGGCATGAACTGCGCATTCGAGGATTGCGTGGCGCTGGCCGCGCACCTGCAGCGCGAACCGGACCTGGCGCGCGCCTATGCCGCGTTCGAGGCCGAGCGCAAACCCAGTGCCAGCGCGATCCAGCAGATGGCGCTGGAGAACTACATCGAGATGCGCGACCGCGTCGGCGATGCCGGCTTCCTGCTGCAGCGCGACCTGGAACAGGCGCTGCAGACGCGCTACCCGACCCGCTTCGTGCCGCACTACACGATGGTCACCTTCCTGCGCACGCCGTACGCGCTGGCCCTGCAGCGCAGCGAGATCCAGCGCGACATCCTGGTGCAGGCCACGCAGGGCCACAGCGACCTGTCGCGGATCGACTGGGCCTGGCTGGAGCGGATCGTGCACGCGCGGCTGGCGCCGCTGGAGGGCGCGCATTGA
- a CDS encoding FUSC family protein — protein MLHSLIALKPRDVPLRVALRNTFAVVAPLAVGVACGHAALGLAMATGALNTMFSDQPGPYRARMQRMLMAALAAGTAALLGMLIGAHTPALALAALLLGLGGGLLVALGPVAARVGLTSMILLVVSADVRLPPLQSVGVAALIFAGGVLQMLMALAAWPLQRYRPERFALAELMRQLAGIARQRPSATLAPPATEAVLEAMVMLHGEHRARGLAVQSFRIIAELCERARLELLTLADLHGRLEGAAEARLPIERVLERSAVVLDQLAYALDNAEDPAAAEASMTGFDDLAEALAQAQAQAEDTRARRLLRIAVARTQGLGGQLRALVRNGHWASSRGEIQAELAEARLPAALRPLAPLQTLRANLRLSSVAFRHALRCGVCLSLAVLFERWQAIPHGYWIPMTTAIVLKPDFGGTLSFGALRVAGTFAGLLLATVLAHFTMDGAVVRLLLLTVFCLGFRLLTQVNYGLGVACLTGMLVLLLSFEGMAPGEAIGERIQATVLGSALALVAYALWPTWERRHIRATLAQLLLAYRDHLAALLDGRLQALPETRAAARTARTNVQASIERLRGEPRRKRNLRELTLAESVLANGNRLIRASLSLEAVLRDSPALPPLPELQQFQRQAHAALTQLADSLGSGVAPVQATLRQDERRLAEALAACPADAADATVLSALADTSDRVADSVGTLTHLVRGALLPAAAATADEAPRPDR, from the coding sequence ATGCTGCACAGCCTGATCGCGCTGAAGCCGCGCGACGTCCCGCTGCGCGTCGCCCTGCGCAATACCTTCGCGGTGGTGGCCCCGCTCGCGGTGGGCGTGGCCTGCGGCCACGCCGCGCTCGGCCTGGCGATGGCCACCGGCGCGCTCAACACCATGTTCTCCGACCAGCCCGGGCCGTACCGGGCGCGCATGCAGCGCATGCTGATGGCCGCGCTGGCGGCCGGCACCGCCGCGCTGCTGGGCATGCTGATCGGCGCGCACACGCCGGCGCTGGCGCTGGCGGCGCTGCTGCTGGGCCTGGGCGGCGGCCTGCTGGTGGCGCTGGGGCCGGTCGCGGCGCGGGTCGGGCTGACCAGCATGATCCTGCTGGTGGTCAGCGCCGACGTGCGCCTGCCGCCGCTGCAGAGCGTCGGCGTGGCCGCGCTGATCTTCGCCGGCGGCGTGCTGCAGATGCTGATGGCGCTGGCCGCCTGGCCGCTGCAGCGCTACCGCCCGGAACGCTTCGCGCTGGCCGAGCTGATGCGGCAACTGGCCGGCATCGCCCGCCAGCGGCCGAGCGCGACGCTGGCGCCGCCGGCCACCGAGGCGGTGCTGGAAGCGATGGTGATGCTGCACGGCGAGCATCGCGCGCGCGGCCTGGCGGTGCAGTCGTTCCGGATCATCGCCGAACTGTGCGAACGCGCGCGGCTGGAACTGCTGACCCTGGCCGACCTGCACGGGCGCCTGGAGGGCGCGGCGGAGGCGCGACTGCCGATCGAGCGCGTGCTGGAGCGCAGCGCGGTGGTGCTTGACCAGCTCGCCTACGCGCTGGACAACGCCGAGGACCCGGCCGCGGCGGAGGCCTCGATGACCGGCTTCGACGACCTGGCCGAGGCGCTGGCGCAGGCCCAGGCGCAGGCCGAGGACACCCGCGCGCGGCGCCTGCTGCGCATCGCCGTCGCCCGCACCCAGGGCCTGGGCGGACAGTTGCGCGCCCTGGTCCGCAACGGCCACTGGGCCAGCAGCCGCGGCGAGATCCAGGCCGAGCTGGCCGAGGCCCGGCTGCCGGCCGCGCTGCGGCCGCTGGCGCCGTTGCAGACCCTGCGCGCCAACCTGCGCCTGTCCTCGGTGGCGTTCCGCCATGCGCTGCGCTGCGGCGTATGCCTGAGCCTGGCGGTGCTGTTCGAACGCTGGCAGGCGATCCCGCACGGCTACTGGATCCCGATGACCACCGCGATCGTGCTCAAGCCCGACTTCGGCGGCACCCTCAGCTTCGGCGCGCTGCGCGTGGCCGGCACCTTCGCCGGGCTGTTGCTGGCCACCGTGCTGGCCCACTTCACGATGGACGGCGCGGTGGTGCGGCTGCTGTTGCTGACCGTGTTCTGCCTCGGCTTCCGCCTGCTGACCCAGGTCAACTACGGCCTCGGCGTGGCCTGCCTGACCGGCATGCTAGTGCTGCTGCTGTCGTTCGAAGGCATGGCCCCGGGCGAGGCGATCGGCGAGCGCATCCAGGCCACCGTGCTCGGCAGCGCGCTGGCGCTGGTCGCCTACGCGCTGTGGCCGACCTGGGAGCGACGCCACATCCGCGCCACCCTGGCGCAGTTGCTGCTGGCCTACCGCGACCACCTCGCCGCCCTGCTCGACGGCCGCCTGCAGGCGCTGCCGGAAACCCGCGCCGCGGCGCGCACCGCGCGCACCAACGTGCAGGCCTCGATCGAGCGCCTGCGCGGCGAGCCGCGCCGCAAGCGCAACCTGCGCGAACTGACCCTGGCCGAATCGGTGCTGGCCAACGGCAACCGCCTGATCCGCGCCTCGCTGTCGCTGGAAGCGGTGCTGCGCGACAGCCCGGCACTGCCGCCGTTGCCGGAACTGCAGCAGTTCCAGCGCCAGGCGCATGCGGCACTGACCCAACTGGCCGACAGCCTGGGCAGCGGTGTCGCGCCGGTGCAGGCCACGCTGCGCCAGGACGAACGCCGCCTGGCCGAGGCGCTGGCCGCGTGCCCGGCGGACGCCGCCGACGCCACCGTGCTGTCCGCGCTGGCCGACACCAGCGACCGCGTCGCCGACAGCGTCGGCACCCTCACCCACCTGGTGCGCGGCGCCCTGCTGCCCGCCGCTGCCGCGACCGCCGACGAAGCGCCGCGTCCCGACCGGTAG
- a CDS encoding HesB/IscA family protein — MAIRLTPVAHARVQRFVAQTPGALGLRFGVERTGCSGWGHVTDLAREAHSDDAVFEQDGVRIYVNAASLPLVDGTEIDFAKQGLGETFIFRNPNATAECGCGESFTTDAEHAGAP; from the coding sequence ATGGCCATCCGTCTTACCCCCGTCGCCCACGCCCGCGTGCAGCGTTTCGTCGCGCAGACGCCCGGCGCGCTGGGATTGCGCTTCGGCGTCGAGCGCACCGGCTGCTCCGGCTGGGGCCACGTCACCGACCTGGCGCGCGAAGCGCATTCGGACGACGCCGTGTTCGAGCAGGACGGGGTGCGCATCTACGTCAATGCCGCCAGCCTGCCGCTGGTCGATGGCACCGAGATCGACTTCGCCAAGCAGGGCCTGGGCGAGACCTTCATCTTCCGCAATCCCAATGCCACCGCCGAATGCGGGTGCGGCGAGAGCTTCACCACCGACGCCGAACACGCCGGCGCGCCCTGA
- a CDS encoding FMN-binding negative transcriptional regulator: MHVAPAFAEADLGALDALIARNPFATLVTVAEGLPCATPLPVLYRRDGARIVIEGHWARANPQSSHTGPALLIVHGPHAYVSPGWYPDKDALARVPTWNYATAHLHGQLQRSEDEAQLADLVARLSERHERALDSDWRYEPHNPAHRRQLRGIVGFRIEVERAELKFKLNQNHPQANQQAVAQALQAMDDPGAQAVAELMRTRLATP; encoded by the coding sequence ATGCACGTTGCGCCCGCCTTCGCCGAAGCCGACCTGGGCGCGCTGGACGCGCTGATCGCACGCAATCCGTTCGCCACCCTGGTCACCGTGGCCGAGGGCCTGCCCTGCGCCACGCCGCTGCCGGTGCTGTACCGCCGCGACGGCGCGCGCATCGTGATCGAAGGCCATTGGGCGCGGGCCAATCCGCAGTCCAGCCATACCGGGCCGGCGCTGCTGATCGTGCACGGCCCGCACGCCTACGTGTCGCCGGGCTGGTATCCGGACAAGGACGCGCTGGCGCGCGTGCCGACCTGGAACTACGCGACCGCGCACCTGCATGGGCAACTGCAGCGCAGCGAGGACGAAGCGCAGCTCGCCGACCTGGTGGCGCGACTGAGCGAACGCCACGAACGCGCATTGGATAGCGACTGGCGCTACGAGCCGCACAACCCCGCGCATCGCCGCCAGTTGCGCGGCATCGTCGGCTTCCGGATCGAGGTCGAGCGCGCCGAACTGAAGTTCAAGCTCAACCAGAATCATCCCCAGGCCAACCAACAGGCCGTGGCGCAGGCGCTGCAGGCGATGGACGACCCGGGCGCGCAGGCGGTGGCGGAACTGATGCGTACGCGCCTGGCCACGCCCTGA
- the can gene encoding carbonate dehydratase has protein sequence MSKIDQLLNNNRAWSNRINREDPEFFSRLSKQQTPEYLWIGCSDSRVPANQIIDMAPGEVFVHRNIANVVVHTDLNCLSVIQFAVEVLKVRHILVVGHYGCGGVHAGLTRARLGLVDNWIRHVTDVAEKHEQCLQRAGDESLQHARLCELNVLEQVVNVSRTSIVRDAWTRGQELTVHGWVYSLRDGRVHDLGMELERIEDLAPRYDAALARICADREDR, from the coding sequence ATGAGCAAAATCGATCAGCTACTGAACAACAACCGCGCCTGGTCCAATCGCATCAACCGCGAGGACCCGGAGTTCTTCAGTCGCCTATCCAAACAGCAGACCCCGGAATATCTGTGGATCGGCTGTTCGGATTCGCGGGTGCCGGCCAACCAGATCATCGACATGGCGCCGGGCGAAGTGTTCGTCCATCGCAACATCGCCAACGTGGTCGTGCATACCGACCTCAACTGCCTGTCGGTGATCCAGTTCGCGGTGGAAGTGCTGAAGGTGCGGCACATCCTGGTGGTCGGCCACTACGGCTGCGGCGGCGTCCACGCCGGCCTGACCCGCGCGCGGCTGGGCCTGGTCGACAACTGGATCCGCCACGTCACCGACGTGGCCGAGAAGCACGAGCAGTGCCTGCAGCGCGCCGGCGACGAGAGCCTCCAGCACGCGCGCCTGTGCGAGCTCAATGTGCTCGAACAGGTGGTCAACGTCAGCCGCACCTCCATCGTGCGCGACGCCTGGACGCGCGGCCAGGAACTGACCGTGCACGGCTGGGTCTACAGCCTGCGCGACGGCCGCGTGCACGACCTGGGCATGGAGCTGGAGCGCATCGAGGACCTGGCCCCACGTTACGACGCCGCGCTGGCGCGCATCTGCGCCGACCGCGAGGACCGCTGA
- the sbcB gene encoding exodeoxyribonuclease I, with amino-acid sequence MPDSFLFYDLETFGADPRRTRIAQFAAVRTDAQLNVIEEPISFFVRPADDLLPSPIATLITGIAPQQALRDGVNEADAFARIAEQMARPQTCTLGYNSLRFDDEFVRHGLFRNFHDPYEREWRNGNSRWDLLDMLRLMHALRPDGIVWPRREDGATSFKLEQLALANGVRDGDAHEALSDVYATIGMARHFRERQPRLWEYALKLRDKRFCGGLLDVVAMQPVLHVSMRYPAARLCAAPVLPLARHPRIDSRVLVFDLEGDVEPLLRCTPDQIADRLYTPQADLPDGEQRIPLKEVHLNKAPALVAWSHLRAPDFARLGIDPAQIQAKAARLREAGPELAEKVRRVFGNERAAMPADADASLYDGFLADADKRAMAQVRATPPAQLAPLEQGFRDPRLPELLFRYRARNWPQTLSIVEQQRWDDYRRRRLVDDNGLSELTFDGYYAQLADLRLAHPDDATKQVLLDQLAAWAQDLQRTL; translated from the coding sequence ATGCCCGACAGCTTCCTCTTCTACGACCTGGAAACCTTCGGCGCCGATCCGCGGCGCACGCGCATCGCCCAATTCGCGGCGGTGCGCACCGATGCGCAGCTGAACGTGATCGAAGAGCCGATCAGCTTCTTCGTGCGACCGGCCGACGACCTGCTGCCCTCGCCGATCGCCACGCTGATCACCGGCATCGCCCCGCAACAGGCGCTGCGCGACGGCGTCAACGAGGCCGATGCATTCGCGCGCATCGCCGAGCAGATGGCGCGGCCGCAGACCTGCACGCTGGGCTACAACTCGCTGCGCTTCGACGACGAGTTCGTGCGCCACGGCCTGTTCCGCAATTTCCACGATCCCTACGAACGCGAGTGGCGCAACGGCAATTCGCGCTGGGACCTGCTGGACATGCTGCGGCTGATGCACGCGCTGCGCCCGGACGGCATCGTCTGGCCGCGGCGCGAGGACGGCGCCACCTCGTTCAAGCTGGAGCAACTGGCGCTGGCCAACGGCGTGCGCGACGGCGACGCGCATGAAGCCCTGTCCGACGTCTACGCCACCATCGGCATGGCCCGCCACTTCCGCGAGCGCCAGCCGCGGCTGTGGGAGTACGCGCTGAAGCTGCGCGACAAGCGCTTCTGTGGCGGCCTGCTCGACGTGGTGGCGATGCAGCCTGTGCTGCACGTGTCGATGCGCTATCCGGCCGCGCGCCTGTGCGCGGCGCCGGTGCTGCCGCTGGCGCGGCATCCGCGCATCGACAGCCGGGTGCTGGTGTTCGACCTGGAGGGGGACGTGGAGCCGCTGCTGCGCTGCACCCCGGACCAGATCGCCGACCGCCTGTACACGCCGCAGGCCGACCTGCCCGATGGCGAACAGCGTATTCCGCTGAAGGAAGTGCATCTGAACAAGGCGCCGGCGCTGGTCGCCTGGTCGCACCTGCGCGCCCCCGACTTCGCCCGCCTGGGCATCGATCCGGCGCAGATCCAGGCCAAGGCCGCGCGCCTGCGCGAGGCCGGGCCGGAACTGGCCGAGAAGGTGCGCCGCGTGTTCGGCAACGAGCGTGCGGCGATGCCCGCCGATGCGGATGCGTCGCTGTACGACGGCTTCCTGGCCGATGCCGACAAGCGTGCGATGGCGCAGGTCCGCGCCACCCCGCCGGCGCAGTTGGCGCCGCTGGAACAGGGCTTCCGCGATCCACGCCTGCCCGAACTGCTGTTCCGCTACCGCGCGCGCAACTGGCCGCAGACCTTGTCGATCGTCGAGCAGCAACGCTGGGACGACTACCGGCGGCGGCGCCTGGTCGACGATAACGGCCTGTCCGAACTGACCTTCGACGGCTACTACGCGCAACTGGCCGATTTACGCCTGGCTCACCCCGACGATGCTACCAAGCAGGTTCTGCTCGACCAGCTCGCCGCCTGGGCCCAAGACCTGCAACGCACCCTATGA
- the kynU gene encoding kynureninase: protein MNDLLTRNHATALDAADPLRELRREFLFPQHQGADQAYFVGNSLGLQPRGARAAVQEVLDKWSTLAVEGHFTGDTQWLTYHELLAAPLARIVGALPHEVVAMNTLTVNLHLLMVSFYRPTRERPAILIEAGAFPSDQHAVASQIRFHGFDPATDLIEVQPDADGLISMATIERAIAEHGPRLALVLWPGVQYRTGQAFDLDAVTRLARAAGAAVGFDLAHAVGNIPLTLHDTAPDFAVWCHYKYLNAGPGAVAGAFVHERHGHGDTPRFAGWWGHDKRTRFQMGPDFVAAPGADGWQLSNPPVLSMAPLRASLDLFERAGLAALRQKSLQLTGYLETLIRARLAETLQILTPTDPAHRGCQLSLRVVGGRERGRALFEYLHSVGVLGDWREPDVIRISPVPLYSRYRDIYRFVEEVETWAGV from the coding sequence ATGAACGACCTCCTGACCCGCAACCACGCCACCGCGCTCGATGCCGCCGACCCGCTGCGCGAGCTGCGCCGCGAGTTCCTGTTCCCGCAGCACCAGGGCGCCGACCAGGCCTACTTCGTCGGCAACTCGCTGGGCCTGCAGCCGCGCGGCGCCCGCGCCGCGGTGCAGGAGGTGCTGGACAAATGGTCGACGCTGGCGGTGGAAGGCCACTTCACCGGCGACACGCAGTGGCTGACCTACCACGAACTGCTCGCCGCGCCGCTGGCGCGGATCGTCGGCGCGCTGCCGCACGAGGTGGTGGCGATGAACACGCTGACGGTGAACCTGCACCTGCTGATGGTCAGCTTCTACCGGCCCACGCGCGAGCGCCCGGCGATCCTGATCGAGGCCGGCGCATTCCCGTCCGACCAGCATGCGGTGGCGTCGCAGATCCGCTTCCACGGCTTCGATCCGGCCACCGACCTGATCGAGGTGCAACCCGACGCCGACGGCCTGATTTCGATGGCCACGATCGAACGCGCCATCGCCGAGCACGGCCCGCGTCTGGCGCTGGTGCTGTGGCCCGGCGTGCAGTACCGCACCGGGCAGGCCTTCGACCTGGACGCGGTGACCCGGCTGGCGCGCGCGGCCGGCGCCGCGGTCGGCTTCGATCTGGCGCATGCAGTGGGCAACATCCCGCTGACCCTGCACGACACCGCGCCCGATTTCGCGGTGTGGTGCCACTACAAGTACCTCAACGCCGGCCCCGGCGCGGTCGCCGGCGCCTTCGTGCATGAGCGCCACGGCCACGGCGACACGCCGCGCTTCGCCGGCTGGTGGGGCCACGACAAGCGCACCCGCTTCCAGATGGGGCCGGACTTCGTCGCCGCGCCCGGCGCCGACGGCTGGCAACTGAGCAATCCGCCGGTGCTGAGCATGGCGCCGCTGCGCGCCTCGCTGGACCTGTTCGAGCGTGCCGGGCTGGCCGCGCTGCGGCAAAAATCGCTGCAGCTCACCGGTTACCTGGAAACGCTGATCCGCGCACGCCTGGCCGAGACCCTGCAGATCCTCACTCCGACCGACCCGGCGCACCGCGGCTGCCAGCTGTCGCTGCGCGTGGTCGGCGGGCGCGAGCGTGGCCGTGCGCTGTTCGAGTACCTGCACTCGGTCGGCGTGCTCGGCGACTGGCGCGAGCCGGACGTGATCCGGATCAGCCCGGTGCCGCTGTACAGCCGCTATCGCGACATCTACCGCTTCGTCGAGGAAGTGGAAACCTGGGCCGGCGTCTGA